The following proteins are co-located in the Pseudomonas antarctica genome:
- a CDS encoding class I SAM-dependent methyltransferase yields the protein MTSTAHTQVVQKQFGEQASAYLSSAVHAQGTEFAVLQAELAGQGAARLLDLGCGAGHVSFQVASLVKEVVAYDLSQQMLDVVAAAAVDRGLNNIRTVCGAAEHLPFADGEFDFVFSRYSAHHWSDLGLALREVRRVLKPGGVAAFVDVLSPGSPLLDTYLQTVEVLRDTSHVRDYSAAEWMRQLSEAGLHVRTSSRQRLRLEYTSWVERMRTPQALRTAILELQQAMGQEVRDYYEIQADGTFSTDVLVVFAER from the coding sequence ATGACCAGCACCGCCCACACCCAAGTCGTGCAAAAACAATTCGGCGAGCAAGCCTCGGCCTACCTGAGCAGTGCCGTGCACGCCCAAGGCACCGAATTCGCGGTGCTCCAGGCCGAACTGGCCGGGCAGGGCGCTGCACGACTGCTGGATTTAGGCTGCGGTGCCGGGCATGTGAGTTTCCAAGTGGCGTCGTTGGTAAAAGAAGTGGTGGCCTACGACCTGTCCCAACAAATGCTCGACGTGGTAGCGGCCGCCGCTGTAGATCGCGGCCTGAACAACATTCGCACCGTATGCGGCGCCGCTGAACACCTGCCATTCGCCGATGGCGAGTTCGACTTCGTGTTCAGCCGTTACTCGGCCCACCACTGGAGCGACCTCGGCCTGGCTTTGCGTGAAGTGCGCCGCGTACTCAAGCCAGGTGGCGTGGCGGCCTTTGTCGACGTCTTGTCACCGGGCAGCCCGCTGTTGGACACTTACCTGCAAACCGTCGAAGTGCTGCGCGACACCAGCCACGTGCGCGATTACTCCGCCGCCGAGTGGATGCGTCAACTTAGCGAGGCCGGGCTGCATGTGCGCACCAGCAGTCGCCAACGCCTGCGCCTGGAATACACCTCCTGGGTCGAGCGCATGCGCACACCACAGGCCTTGCGCACCGCGATCCTAGAGCTGCAGCAGGCGATGGGCCAGGAAGTGCGTGATTACTACGAGATTCAGGCCGACGGCACCTTCAGCACCGACGTGCTGGTGGTTTTTGCCGAACGTTGA
- a CDS encoding aspartate-semialdehyde dehydrogenase: MTQTFEIAVIGATGTVGETLVQILEELDFPVGTLYLLAGSNSAGASVPFRGKNVRVKEVDEFDFSKAQLAFFAAGPAVTLSFAPRATAAGCSVIDLSGALPAEQAPQVVPEANAHVLDGLKKPFQLGSPSPSATNLAVVLAPLRRLLDIQRVSVTANLAVSAQGREAVSELARQTAELLNVRPLEPKFFDRQMAFNLLAQVGTPDAQGHTALERRLVHELRAVLETPLLKISATCVQAPVFFGDSLTVSLQLGAAVDLAAVNRALDAAPGIELVEEGDYPTAVGDAVGQDVVYVGRVRAGVDDPAELNLWLTSDNVRKGAALNAVQLAQLLIKGLA; the protein is encoded by the coding sequence ATGACCCAGACTTTTGAAATTGCAGTGATCGGCGCCACTGGCACCGTGGGCGAAACCCTGGTGCAGATTCTCGAAGAGCTGGATTTCCCGGTGGGCACCTTGTACCTGCTGGCGGGCAGCAACTCGGCCGGTGCGTCAGTACCGTTTCGCGGCAAAAACGTGCGGGTAAAGGAAGTCGATGAATTCGATTTCAGCAAGGCGCAATTGGCGTTCTTCGCAGCCGGTCCGGCGGTAACCCTGAGTTTCGCCCCGCGCGCCACGGCCGCCGGCTGCTCGGTGATCGATCTCTCCGGCGCGTTGCCGGCCGAGCAGGCACCTCAAGTGGTGCCGGAAGCCAACGCCCATGTGCTGGACGGTCTGAAAAAGCCCTTTCAGCTGGGCAGCCCAAGCCCGTCCGCCACCAACCTGGCGGTAGTCCTCGCGCCGCTGCGCCGTTTGCTGGACATCCAGCGCGTTAGCGTCACCGCCAACCTGGCCGTCTCTGCCCAGGGCCGTGAGGCTGTCAGCGAGTTGGCTCGACAAACCGCAGAGCTGCTGAACGTACGCCCGCTGGAGCCCAAGTTCTTCGATCGGCAGATGGCCTTCAACTTGCTGGCACAAGTCGGCACGCCGGACGCTCAAGGTCATACAGCCCTGGAGCGACGCCTGGTCCACGAACTGCGTGCGGTACTGGAAACTCCTTTACTGAAGATTTCCGCAACCTGCGTTCAAGCGCCGGTGTTTTTTGGCGATAGCCTGACTGTGTCTTTGCAATTGGGCGCGGCAGTCGATCTGGCGGCGGTCAACCGTGCACTCGATGCGGCACCGGGCATTGAGCTGGTCGAAGAGGGAGATTACCCCACGGCCGTGGGCGATGCGGTCGGCCAGGACGTGGTCTACGTGGGTCGAGTGCGTGCGGGCGTGGATGACCCGGCGGAACTAAATCTATGGCTGACGTCAGATAACGTACGCAAAGGCGCCGCATTGAATGCCGTGCAACTGGCGCAGTTGTTGATAAAAGGCCTTGCGTAA
- the truA gene encoding tRNA pseudouridine(38-40) synthase TruA, which produces MAAAGFYRIALGVEYKGSRYRGWQRQASGVLTVQETLENALSKVADSPVSLMCAGRTDAGVHACGQVVHFDTQAERTMKAWVMGANINLPHDVSVTWAKVMPADFHARFKAIARRYRYVIYNDQIRPAHLNQEITWNHRPLDAERMAEAAQHLVGVHDFSAFRAGQCQAKSPIKEVHHLRVTRHGKMIVLDIRAGAFLHHMVRNIAGVLMTIGTGERPVEWAREVLESRIRRTGGVTAHPFGLYLVDVEYRDEFELPDRFIGPHFLTGFSELGG; this is translated from the coding sequence ATGGCGGCCGCAGGCTTTTACCGCATCGCCCTGGGCGTGGAATACAAAGGTTCGCGCTATCGCGGCTGGCAGCGCCAGGCCTCCGGCGTGTTGACGGTGCAGGAAACCCTGGAAAACGCTTTATCGAAAGTCGCTGACTCGCCGGTGTCGCTGATGTGCGCCGGGCGTACCGACGCGGGTGTGCACGCCTGTGGCCAGGTGGTGCACTTCGATACCCAGGCCGAGCGCACGATGAAGGCGTGGGTGATGGGCGCCAATATCAATTTGCCCCACGACGTCAGCGTCACCTGGGCCAAGGTCATGCCTGCGGATTTTCATGCGCGATTCAAGGCGATTGCCCGGCGCTACCGCTATGTGATCTATAACGATCAGATCCGCCCGGCGCACCTTAATCAGGAAATTACCTGGAACCACCGCCCCCTGGATGCCGAGCGCATGGCCGAGGCTGCACAGCATTTGGTGGGTGTGCATGACTTCAGCGCCTTCCGTGCCGGCCAGTGCCAGGCCAAATCGCCGATCAAGGAAGTCCATCACCTGCGGGTGACCCGCCACGGCAAAATGATCGTGCTGGACATCCGTGCCGGCGCCTTCCTTCACCATATGGTGCGCAACATTGCGGGCGTGCTGATGACCATCGGCACCGGCGAGCGTCCGGTGGAGTGGGCCAGGGAAGTGCTGGAAAGCCGCATCCGCCGCACTGGCGGGGTGACGGCGCATCCGTTCGGCCTGTACCTGGTGGATGTGGAATACCGCGATGAGTTCGAGTTGCCGGATCGCTTCATCGGGCCACACTTCCTCACAGGTTTCAGCGAACTTGGCGGCTGA
- the accD gene encoding acetyl-CoA carboxylase, carboxyltransferase subunit beta encodes MSNWLVDKLIPSIMRSEVKKSSVPEGLWHKCPSCDAVLYRPELEKTLDVCPKCNHHMRIGARARIDIFLDADGRNELGADLEPVDRLKFRDGKKYKDRLTAAQKQTGEKDALISVSGKLLGMPVVVSAFEFSFMGGSMGAIVGERFVRAANYALENRCPMICFAASGGARMQEALISLMQMAKTSAVLARLREEGIPFISVLTDPVYGGVSASLAMLGDVIVGEPKALIGFAGPRVIEQTVREKLPEGFQRSEFLLEHGAIDMIIARGELRPRLGNLLAQMMGLPTPVYIAPKVEPIVVPPVPANL; translated from the coding sequence ATGAGCAACTGGTTAGTAGACAAACTGATCCCTTCGATCATGCGTTCCGAGGTGAAGAAAAGCTCGGTTCCTGAAGGTCTGTGGCACAAGTGCCCATCCTGCGACGCGGTGCTGTACCGCCCCGAGCTGGAAAAGACCCTGGACGTTTGCCCCAAGTGCAACCACCACATGCGTATCGGCGCCCGCGCCCGCATCGACATTTTCCTCGACGCCGATGGCCGTAACGAGCTGGGCGCCGACCTGGAGCCGGTTGACCGGCTCAAGTTCCGCGACGGCAAGAAGTACAAGGACCGCCTGACCGCTGCGCAGAAGCAGACCGGTGAGAAGGACGCGCTGATTTCGGTCAGCGGCAAGCTGCTGGGCATGCCGGTTGTCGTGTCCGCGTTTGAGTTCTCCTTTATGGGCGGTTCCATGGGCGCCATCGTGGGTGAGCGTTTCGTACGTGCCGCCAACTACGCCCTGGAAAACCGTTGCCCGATGATCTGCTTCGCCGCCTCAGGTGGCGCGCGTATGCAGGAAGCGCTGATCTCCCTGATGCAAATGGCCAAGACCTCCGCGGTGCTGGCGCGTCTGCGCGAAGAAGGCATTCCGTTCATCTCCGTGCTGACCGACCCGGTCTACGGCGGCGTTTCCGCCAGCCTGGCGATGCTGGGTGATGTGATCGTCGGTGAGCCGAAGGCCCTGATCGGCTTTGCCGGCCCGCGCGTGATTGAACAAACCGTTCGCGAAAAGCTGCCGGAAGGTTTCCAGCGCAGCGAGTTCCTGCTTGAGCACGGCGCCATCGACATGATCATCGCCCGTGGCGAGCTGCGTCCACGCCTGGGTAACCTGCTGGCGCAAATGATGGGCCTGCCGACACCGGTGTACATCGCGCCTAAAGTCGAGCCAATCGTCGTGCCGCCGGTGCCTGCAAACCTATGA
- the asd gene encoding aspartate-semialdehyde dehydrogenase, producing the protein MKRVGLIGWRGMVGSVLMQRMLEEQDFDLIEPVFFTTSNVGGQGPSVGKDIAPLKDAYSIEELKTLDVILTCQGGDYTSEVFPKLREAGWQGYWIDAASSLRMQDDAVIILDPVNRKVIDQQLDAGTKNYVGGNCTVSLMLMGLGGLFEAGLVEWMSAMTYQAASGAGAQNMRELIKQMGATHAAVADQLADPASAILDIDRRVAEAMRSEAYPTENFGVPLAGSLIPWIDKELPNGQSREEWKAQAETNKILGRFKSPIPVDGICVRIGAMRCHSQALTIKLNKDVPIADIEGLISQHNPWVKLVPNNREISMQELSPTKVTGTLNVPVGRLRKLNMGTQYLGAFTVGDQLLWGAAEPLRRMLRILLER; encoded by the coding sequence ATGAAACGTGTAGGTCTGATCGGTTGGCGCGGTATGGTCGGTTCCGTGCTCATGCAGCGGATGCTGGAAGAGCAGGATTTCGATCTTATTGAGCCGGTGTTTTTCACCACTTCGAACGTAGGTGGCCAAGGGCCGTCCGTGGGCAAGGATATCGCCCCGCTCAAGGACGCCTACAGCATTGAAGAGCTGAAAACCCTCGATGTGATTCTGACCTGCCAGGGTGGCGACTACACCAGCGAAGTCTTCCCCAAGCTGCGCGAAGCCGGCTGGCAGGGTTACTGGATCGACGCCGCCTCCAGCCTGCGCATGCAGGACGACGCCGTGATCATCCTCGACCCGGTCAACCGCAAGGTCATCGACCAGCAACTGGATGCGGGCACCAAGAACTACGTCGGTGGCAACTGCACCGTCAGCTTGATGCTGATGGGCCTGGGCGGCTTGTTCGAAGCGGGCCTGGTCGAGTGGATGAGCGCCATGACCTATCAGGCGGCGTCCGGTGCGGGTGCGCAGAACATGCGCGAACTGATCAAGCAAATGGGCGCGACCCACGCGGCGGTTGCCGATCAACTGGCCGATCCTGCCAGCGCGATCCTCGACATCGACCGCCGTGTGGCCGAAGCCATGCGCAGCGAGGCCTACCCGACCGAGAACTTCGGTGTGCCATTGGCCGGTAGCCTGATCCCGTGGATCGACAAGGAACTGCCGAACGGCCAGAGCCGCGAAGAGTGGAAAGCCCAGGCCGAAACCAACAAGATTCTGGGCCGCTTCAAGAGCCCGATCCCGGTGGACGGTATTTGCGTGCGTATCGGTGCCATGCGCTGCCACAGCCAGGCGCTGACCATCAAACTGAACAAAGACGTGCCGATCGCCGATATCGAAGGGCTGATCAGCCAGCACAACCCATGGGTCAAGCTGGTGCCGAACAACCGCGAAATCAGCATGCAGGAGCTGAGCCCGACGAAGGTTACCGGCACCCTGAATGTGCCGGTTGGCCGTCTGCGCAAGCTGAACATGGGCACCCAGTACCTGGGCGCGTTCACCGTTGGCGACCAACTGCTGTGGGGCGCGGCCGAGCCACTGCGCCGCATGCTGCGGATTTTGCTGGAGCGGTAA
- a CDS encoding FimV/HubP family polar landmark protein translates to MVQVRKLVLAIAAASALSSGMAQALQLGEMTLKSKLNQPLSVEIELLDVGGLTASEITPGLASDQAFVDAGVDRQAFLNDLTFTPVINPSGRSVVRVTSSKPLPDSYVRFLLQVQWPNGRLMRDYSVLLDPAKFEQSAPTPTPTASAPAPRLSAPTGTAPTVSKPAQHTTTSHDTLWEIAAKNRNGASVQQTMLAIQALNPDAFVDGNINRLKTGHVLRLPDRQQASALAQPKAIAEVTAQNAAWRQGRRTANNQAAGKQQLDATKRAQAGNAPSSTDAKDNLSLVSAESAKKGAKGKAGDGRALNDKLAMTQEQLDTTRRDNAELKSRAADLQSQLDKLQKLIQLKNDQLARLQAANGAPAAPATAATAAAAAAAAMPAQLAGEPAAAPAAVPATPEVAPAAAAPTPAPAAPEPIKPDAAPDTTEGKFNDLLTNPIVLGVIGGAAGLLVLLLLLLWARHRNARLEEEKHLRMARALAEEPQFSPSIDHDLPPDSFEGLEVTPPNVKLAAAPAPAAVVEPVVVAPTVASVLSPLAVAVAPENSSDALAQAQSHIDRGHLNQAADVLEQAIKREPKRSDLRLKLMEVYGLQSDKDGFVTQERQLVANGENHAQVEQLKSRFPAMAVLAAGVSAAVAAAALDAQYVKNLMEDKPAAPAPEPEAFDTDFDLSLDDLEAASPAVVNPKDELSFESVLQQQAEAKASPDDLSDFDLDLQLEAPASTQSDDDFLSGLEDQMKDVPAVEPPTLTPAALDDFDLPEDFDLSLADEPQAPAAGKPEVFASELDDVNAELDRLSQSLEHPPIEPSFTAEEAALGGDEPEFDFLSGTDEVATKLDLAQAYIDMGDADGARDILSEVLTEGNEIQRGEAKEMLGKI, encoded by the coding sequence ATGGTTCAAGTTCGCAAACTGGTGTTAGCAATAGCGGCCGCCTCGGCGCTGTCCTCCGGTATGGCGCAGGCGCTGCAGCTTGGGGAGATGACCCTCAAGTCGAAGTTGAACCAGCCGTTGTCGGTGGAAATCGAATTGCTTGATGTCGGTGGCCTCACCGCTTCCGAGATTACCCCGGGCCTGGCCTCCGACCAGGCGTTTGTAGACGCAGGCGTTGATCGCCAGGCGTTCCTCAATGACCTGACGTTTACCCCGGTGATCAACCCTAGCGGCCGCAGCGTGGTGCGCGTCACGTCCAGCAAGCCGCTGCCGGATTCCTATGTGCGTTTCCTGCTGCAGGTGCAATGGCCCAATGGCCGCCTGATGCGCGACTACAGTGTGCTGCTCGACCCGGCCAAGTTTGAGCAGTCGGCACCGACGCCGACGCCGACTGCCAGCGCACCCGCGCCGCGTTTGAGCGCGCCGACCGGCACTGCGCCGACTGTCAGCAAACCCGCTCAGCACACCACGACTTCTCACGACACCCTGTGGGAAATTGCCGCAAAGAACCGTAATGGTGCGTCGGTCCAGCAGACCATGCTGGCTATTCAGGCGCTCAACCCTGACGCCTTTGTCGACGGCAACATCAATCGCCTGAAAACTGGCCATGTCCTGCGCCTGCCGGACCGCCAGCAAGCCTCCGCCTTGGCGCAGCCCAAGGCGATTGCCGAAGTGACCGCGCAAAATGCGGCCTGGCGCCAGGGGCGTCGCACGGCCAACAATCAAGCGGCGGGCAAGCAGCAACTGGACGCGACCAAGCGCGCCCAGGCGGGCAATGCGCCGTCGAGCACCGACGCGAAGGATAACTTGAGCCTGGTCTCTGCCGAATCGGCCAAGAAAGGCGCGAAGGGCAAGGCGGGTGACGGTCGGGCACTGAACGACAAGCTTGCGATGACCCAGGAACAACTGGATACCACTCGCCGCGACAATGCCGAACTGAAAAGCCGCGCGGCGGACCTGCAAAGCCAGTTGGACAAGCTGCAAAAGCTGATTCAACTGAAAAACGATCAACTTGCCAGGTTGCAGGCAGCAAACGGCGCCCCGGCGGCGCCGGCGACTGCGGCGACTGCGGCGGCTGCGGCGGCTGCGGCGATGCCCGCTCAATTGGCCGGCGAGCCAGCCGCTGCGCCGGCTGCTGTTCCAGCAACGCCCGAAGTTGCGCCTGCTGCGGCTGCACCGACACCGGCACCGGCTGCACCCGAGCCGATCAAGCCGGATGCCGCGCCTGACACCACCGAAGGTAAATTCAACGATCTGCTGACCAATCCGATCGTCCTGGGTGTGATCGGCGGTGCGGCTGGCTTGCTGGTGTTGTTGCTTCTGTTGTTGTGGGCACGTCATCGCAATGCGCGCCTTGAAGAAGAAAAGCACCTGCGTATGGCGCGGGCTTTGGCCGAAGAACCGCAATTTTCCCCTAGCATTGATCACGACCTGCCACCAGACAGCTTCGAAGGCCTTGAAGTAACGCCACCGAACGTCAAGTTGGCTGCTGCGCCTGCGCCCGCTGCGGTGGTTGAGCCGGTCGTGGTTGCGCCGACGGTTGCCTCGGTACTCTCGCCGCTGGCGGTTGCCGTCGCTCCGGAAAATTCCAGTGATGCGTTGGCGCAAGCTCAATCTCATATCGACCGTGGTCACCTGAACCAGGCGGCCGATGTGCTGGAGCAGGCGATCAAGCGCGAGCCCAAGCGAAGCGATCTGCGTTTGAAGTTGATGGAAGTTTACGGTCTGCAGAGCGACAAGGACGGCTTCGTTACCCAGGAGCGTCAACTGGTGGCCAATGGTGAGAACCATGCCCAGGTCGAGCAGCTCAAAAGCCGCTTCCCGGCCATGGCTGTGTTGGCGGCGGGCGTCAGTGCTGCGGTGGCTGCAGCAGCCCTGGACGCCCAATACGTCAAGAACCTGATGGAAGACAAACCCGCTGCTCCGGCCCCGGAGCCAGAGGCGTTCGACACGGATTTCGACCTGAGCCTGGACGATCTGGAAGCCGCTTCACCGGCCGTGGTCAACCCGAAAGACGAGCTGAGCTTCGAGTCTGTGTTGCAACAGCAGGCTGAAGCCAAGGCCAGCCCGGACGATTTGTCGGACTTTGATCTGGACCTGCAACTGGAGGCTCCGGCGTCCACGCAGTCGGATGACGACTTCCTTTCCGGTCTTGAAGACCAGATGAAGGACGTTCCGGCCGTTGAGCCGCCGACCCTGACGCCTGCCGCGCTGGACGACTTTGACCTGCCGGAAGATTTCGACCTGTCCCTGGCGGATGAGCCGCAAGCGCCTGCCGCCGGCAAGCCCGAGGTATTCGCCTCGGAGCTCGATGACGTCAACGCTGAGCTGGATCGCCTGTCCCAGAGCCTGGAGCATCCGCCGATCGAGCCTTCCTTCACTGCTGAAGAGGCGGCGTTGGGCGGTGATGAGCCGGAATTCGACTTCCTTTCCGGTACCGATGAGGTCGCCACCAAGCTGGACCTGGCCCAGGCCTACATCGACATGGGCGATGCCGACGGCGCGCGGGACATCCTTTCCGAGGTGTTGACCGAGGGCAATGAAATCCAGCGCGGTGAAGCCAAGGAAATGCTTGGCAAAATCTGA
- the leuB gene encoding 3-isopropylmalate dehydrogenase, whose product MSKQILILPGDGIGPEIMAEAVKVLELANTKYSLGFELSHDVIGGAAIDKHGVPLADETLDRARAADAVLLGAVGGPKWDKIERDIRPERGLLKIRAQLGLFGNLRPAILYPQLADASSLKPEVVAGLDILIVRELTGGIYFGSPRGVRELENGERQAYDTLPYSESEIRRIARVGFDMARVRGKKVCSVDKANVLASSQLWREIVEEVAKDYPDVELSHMYVDNAAMQLVRAPKQFDVIVTDNLFGDILSDQASMLTGSIGMLPSASLDTNNKGMYEPCHGSAPDIAGQGIANPLATILSVSMMLRYSFNLSDAADAIEKAVSLVLDQGLRTGDIWSQGCTKVGTQEMGDAVVAALRNL is encoded by the coding sequence ATGAGCAAGCAGATTCTGATTCTTCCTGGCGACGGTATTGGTCCGGAAATCATGGCCGAAGCGGTCAAAGTCCTGGAATTGGCTAACACCAAGTACAGCCTGGGCTTCGAACTGAGCCACGACGTGATCGGCGGCGCCGCCATCGACAAGCATGGCGTGCCCTTGGCCGACGAGACGCTGGACCGTGCCCGTGCTGCTGACGCTGTGCTGCTCGGCGCCGTAGGCGGCCCGAAATGGGACAAGATCGAACGTGATATCCGCCCTGAGCGCGGCCTGCTGAAAATTCGCGCGCAACTGGGCCTGTTCGGCAACCTGCGTCCGGCCATCCTCTACCCGCAACTGGCCGACGCGTCGAGCCTCAAGCCGGAAGTGGTGGCGGGCCTGGATATCCTGATCGTGCGCGAGCTGACCGGTGGTATCTATTTCGGCTCGCCGCGTGGCGTGCGCGAGTTGGAGAATGGTGAACGTCAGGCCTACGACACTCTGCCGTACAGCGAGAGCGAAATCCGCCGTATCGCCCGTGTCGGTTTCGACATGGCCCGTGTGCGCGGCAAAAAGGTCTGCTCCGTCGACAAAGCCAACGTACTGGCCTCCAGCCAACTGTGGCGCGAAATCGTCGAAGAAGTGGCCAAGGACTACCCGGACGTCGAACTGAGCCACATGTACGTCGACAACGCCGCGATGCAGCTGGTGCGTGCGCCGAAGCAGTTCGACGTGATCGTCACCGACAACCTGTTCGGCGACATCCTGTCCGACCAGGCCTCGATGCTCACCGGTTCCATCGGCATGCTGCCGTCGGCGTCCCTGGACACCAACAACAAGGGCATGTACGAGCCCTGCCACGGTTCGGCGCCGGACATCGCAGGGCAGGGCATTGCCAACCCGCTGGCGACCATTTTGTCGGTGTCGATGATGCTGCGTTACAGCTTCAACCTGAGCGACGCGGCCGATGCCATCGAGAAGGCCGTAAGCCTGGTGTTGGATCAAGGCTTGCGCACCGGTGACATTTGGTCACAGGGTTGCACCAAAGTCGGCACGCAAGAAATGGGCGACGCAGTAGTCGCCGCGCTGCGGAATCTGTAA
- a CDS encoding phosphoribosylanthranilate isomerase, translated as MSAVRSKICGITRIEDALAAVEAGADAIGFVFYAKSPRAVNVLQARAIIAALPPFVTTVGLFVNASRCELNETLDAVQLDMLQFHGDESPDECESYQRPYIKALRVKAGDDIAAACAAYTGARGILLDTYVEGVPGGTGEAFDWTLIPEGLKTPIILAGGLNPANVGAAIEQVRPYAVDVSGGVEQGKGIKDHQKIRAFMQAVRNSSGAM; from the coding sequence ATGTCAGCCGTTCGCAGCAAGATTTGCGGGATTACCCGCATAGAAGACGCGCTGGCGGCAGTCGAGGCGGGGGCGGATGCCATTGGTTTCGTGTTTTATGCCAAAAGCCCGCGGGCGGTGAATGTGTTGCAGGCTCGGGCAATCATTGCCGCGCTGCCGCCGTTCGTGACCACCGTGGGGCTGTTCGTCAACGCCAGTCGCTGCGAACTCAACGAAACCCTGGATGCCGTGCAGCTGGACATGCTGCAATTCCATGGCGATGAAAGCCCCGACGAGTGTGAAAGCTACCAGCGCCCCTATATCAAGGCGCTGCGGGTCAAGGCGGGGGATGACATTGCCGCTGCCTGTGCGGCCTATACTGGTGCTCGCGGGATTCTGTTGGACACCTATGTCGAAGGTGTGCCCGGCGGAACGGGTGAGGCCTTCGACTGGACGCTGATTCCCGAAGGCTTGAAGACGCCGATCATCCTCGCGGGTGGCCTCAACCCGGCCAATGTCGGGGCGGCCATCGAGCAGGTCAGGCCGTACGCGGTGGACGTGAGTGGTGGGGTGGAGCAGGGCAAGGGCATCAAGGATCACCAGAAGATTCGCGCATTCATGCAGGCCGTGCGCAACAGCAGTGGCGCGATGTGA
- the folC gene encoding bifunctional tetrahydrofolate synthase/dihydrofolate synthase — MTQRTLGEWLAYLEQLHPSAIDMGLERSQQVAARLGLGRPAPRVVTVTGTNGKGSTCAFVAALLQAQGLKVGVYNSPHLLRYNERVQLNGVEATDEQLCEAFAALDVGRGEISLTYFEMGTLAAFWLFERAQLDVVVLEVGLGGRLDTVNVVDADLALVTSIGVDHADYLGNTRESVAYEKAGIFRQGKPALCGDLNPPHTLLDKVRELDCPFFLRGREFNLEIGNQHWQWRGRDGRGQVVELRDLPLLNLPMENAALALQAYLLMDLPWNAEQIAATLQATRVVGRLDRRTFEWAGKRLNLLLDVGHNPHAAEYLAQRLSRTPPAGRRLAVFGLLADKDLDGVVAPLLSNVQAWAVAPLDTPRTRPAAELEIALQNLGASVASYASVTAALEAQCAVATAEDEILLFGSFYCVAEALEWLARRSTEEAAHGITG; from the coding sequence ATGACCCAGCGTACCCTGGGCGAATGGCTCGCCTACCTTGAGCAATTGCATCCGTCCGCCATCGACATGGGCCTGGAGCGCTCGCAACAGGTAGCGGCCCGCCTTGGGTTGGGCCGGCCGGCACCGCGCGTGGTCACGGTGACCGGTACCAACGGCAAAGGCTCTACCTGCGCCTTTGTCGCGGCGCTGCTGCAGGCTCAAGGGCTGAAGGTGGGCGTGTACAACTCCCCGCACCTGTTGCGTTACAACGAGCGGGTGCAGCTCAATGGCGTCGAAGCCACTGACGAGCAGCTCTGCGAAGCCTTCGCCGCGCTGGACGTCGGGCGTGGTGAGATATCCCTGACTTACTTCGAGATGGGCACCTTGGCGGCGTTCTGGCTGTTCGAGCGTGCGCAGTTGGATGTGGTTGTCCTGGAAGTTGGCCTGGGTGGGCGTCTGGACACGGTCAACGTGGTAGATGCCGACCTCGCGCTGGTCACCAGCATTGGCGTTGACCATGCCGACTACCTGGGTAATACCCGCGAGTCGGTAGCCTATGAAAAGGCTGGTATCTTCCGTCAGGGCAAGCCTGCGCTGTGTGGCGACCTGAACCCGCCGCATACCTTGCTCGATAAGGTGCGTGAACTGGATTGCCCGTTTTTCCTGCGGGGGCGCGAATTCAATCTCGAGATTGGCAACCAGCATTGGCAATGGCGCGGGCGTGATGGGCGTGGGCAAGTTGTAGAGTTGCGTGATTTGCCGCTGCTGAACCTGCCGATGGAAAACGCTGCGCTCGCGCTGCAAGCCTACTTGCTGATGGATTTGCCGTGGAATGCCGAGCAGATTGCTGCGACATTGCAGGCGACTCGTGTGGTTGGGCGTCTGGATCGCCGCACGTTCGAGTGGGCGGGCAAGCGTTTGAATCTGCTGCTGGATGTGGGGCACAACCCGCACGCTGCCGAATACCTGGCACAGCGCCTGTCGCGCACGCCACCGGCTGGTCGCCGTTTGGCGGTGTTCGGGCTGTTGGCCGATAAAGACCTGGACGGCGTGGTCGCGCCGTTGCTGAGCAATGTCCAGGCGTGGGCGGTAGCGCCGCTGGATACGCCGCGCACTCGTCCGGCCGCCGAGCTGGAAATCGCCTTGCAGAACCTTGGCGCATCGGTGGCGTCGTATGCAAGCGTCACCGCGGCACTTGAAGCGCAATGCGCGGTGGCCACGGCCGAGGACGAAATTCTGTTGTTCGGATCATTTTATTGTGTTGCCGAGGCGCTCGAGTGGTTGGCCCGGCGCTCCACGGAGGAAGCTGCACATGG